The Callospermophilus lateralis isolate mCalLat2 chromosome 4, mCalLat2.hap1, whole genome shotgun sequence genomic interval CCCAACCCCGACTCTGCAGCGGGGGACGCGGGATTCACCGTGCCCACGCGGCCACCGAGGAGAGAATCCTCCCCCGCCAAGCCGGTGTGATTCGGGGTCGCGCCTCGGTGCGCCCTTCCTCTCCTCCCCCTCGCCTGCGGCCGGGCCGCGCGCGCTTTAGGAGCAGGCCTCGGGGAACACATCACCCGCCCCCGGGATCCGCTGCCTCTCGGGGAGGTGACAGCGCTCCGGGTCGGCACATAGGCCGCGCTTGACTGCAGGGCGCGGGCAGGCAGCAATGAGGACAGCCCTGTGGAAAGCGAAGCGGAGGGTAGAGACTAGGGGAGGCTGCGCGGGGGAGGGGGGCGGTGTTCAGAGATCGTGGGTTCGGTGTTCTCCTGGTGCAACTCAGCGGCGGCCCTTTCGCAGGCAGCAATAGACAGCGACTGTGCTGGGGCCTGCTGGGCCCTCCTGCCATCCTGTGGCCAAAGGGGTTGTTTTGGAACCGTTAGGGAATTTATCTGGGACTCGGTGCACGTGTTTTCTATCCTAAACTTCATTTCTTCTTCCTCACCACCAAAAACGCACATCTTCGACTCCAGATGAGTGGGACTCTTGCCTCCCGCGCAACCGATTGGCAGTTACAACACCCCACCATCACCGAGTTCAACTGGAAGTCAGCTCCGGGCCAGGGGTTCAGGAAGGGGCAGGGGCTGCGAATCAGAGTGAGGTGTGCACCAAAGTTCTCAGGATAATGGACCAAAGAGCCCTAACACCTTGGAACCCCCAGGCAAAGGGAAGCACTCTCGTTAGAGTCTCCAGTagggtcctgaactctaggggcgCCGCAGGAGCACGATCTGAGCGCTTACCTTCCGGGTTTCCCAGCAGCTTTCAGATTACCAAGGGGACATCGTCGGGTGTATTcaattttctttctccctcctggGGTTGCTGTAGGCCAGTTGCAACCCAGTCCACCCCCCATACATGCTAATTCAGTCCTCAAAAAAGCGCGCGCACGCGcgcgcaaacacacacacacacacacacacacacacacaggcttggTTACTGGTTTTTCCACTAAGCACTAAGCACTGCGTGCTGCGCGCTTTGCTTTCAGCAGCATCCCTCTTTcacattttccttctctttttttttttttcttctacttttctctttttctctctttatttaaGAGCGGCGAGCGTTGCGGGCGCTGCACGTTGGCTGCGGCCCGCTTCCTGCTTTCTAATGTTCCATTGTGAGGAGCTTCCATTGTGACGTCGCGCCCCTTCGGCTGGGCTTTGTCTGTCCATATATGGGCAGCTACGTCACGGAGTTTTCCCGGGGCTCAGATAAATAGGCTGGTGGAGTTCCCTGGCTGGGAGCTTTTGGGCAGCAGTGAGCTTGCTAGGAAGCGGCGGGGCTGGTGGTGGTGGTAGcagcggcggcagcggcggcagaGGCAGCGGCGGCAGAAgcggcggcggtggcggcggtGGTGGCAGATCGGGGGACGGGGGGGTGGCGGGCGCGTGTCTGTTTGTAAGATCAATACTGAGGCCGCGTCCGACCCCCTAGAGCCGAGATCACCCGGAgcccagcccccaccccaccccccgcacACGCCCCACCCCCCACGACCCAGCCTCACACAGCACCAGCTGAGGCACCCCAGAGGATTACCCCCTTTGCCCccctcccacccaccccccaaaaaagagaagATCCCCTCCCCTGGCCCaccccttcccctcttccctcccccctccccccgaaCTTTCCCTCTCGCATGCTTTTCCCCTGCACCACGGATCGCCTCTCCGATGCCGCTTGCCTGGAAGCTGCGTTAGGAgcgagcggcggcggcggcggcggcggtggcggcggcggcggcagctcgGGAGTGCTATGACCGGCAAACTCGCCGAGAAGCTGCCGGTGACCATGAGCAGTTTGCTAAACCAACTGCCTGACAATTTGTACCCCGAGGAGATCCCCAGCGCGCTCAACCTCTTCTCTGGCAGCAGCGACTCGGTGGCCCATTACAATCAGATGGCTACAGGTAAGGGTGGCAGGGAGGCTGCGAGGcagcaaggaaggaaagggagaggcaGAGAAGGAAGGAACGAGCTagcgatggatggatagatggatggatggatggatggatggagaggTGGGGGCGTGCTGGGAATTTTCTGGGGGGCGAGTTGCTTTTCCCACCCACTCCTCCCGCCCTCCCCGATCGGGAAGGCTCGGTTGGCGACGCCACGGTAGAGGCTTCGGTTCTCCCGGGTGGGGGCAGCCGCCGATCGGAGGGAGGTAGGTGCGAGCTGCTCTGGGGTTCTCCCTCCCCACGCAGGGGGCCCGATCTCTGGGCTGCACGCAAGGCGTGGTGCTATCGCCCCCTTTCTCGGGAGGAGCCCAGCGTCTTTTTTCACCCGCGCTCTCCCCCCttactccctcagcctcccacccGGGATGGAGCCATGTGCGGCGTGGAGTCCCCGCGGTGGGAGAGGTACTGCGACGCTGCCTTTCCGGGGCGTTCAGCAAAACCGTGGGGGTGTGGGGACGGCTGGGAGAAGGAGGGGGCTCTCCCGTGGGGCTGGGGGTACTGCCACAGGGGGCGATCCTGGGACCCGGGAGCTTGGGAAGGGCGGCCGCTCCAGCGCTGGAGACACGGGCTGGTTTTCCGCCGCCCTCCACCCTCTCTGGCTGGGCATAGGCTTTTCCCCTCCAGCAAGAGCTGAAAGCCCCTTCAGGCCAGGAGGAGGCTGGGGACCGGGGAGGCGACCGGAGAGCTCCCTTTGCGGGCGGCACCCTTCTACGCTCCGAGGACAAAGCGTTGAAGCGCTCTGGGTCCGCGACCCAGGCGCAGCGCGCGTAGGGGGCATCGCCCTGGCGGTAAAGGCGCGGCGTCCTGAAATAGACAGGGCCAGGGGAAGAGGCCGAGTTGTATGAGCTGGAGAGCGAGAGCCCGGCGCGCTCCGGGTCTGAAACTACCTGTAGCTGCAGCTACCTGCCCGCCCCACCTCGGGAAGAACAACAATGCTTctcgcgcgcgcgcgcgtgtgtgtgtggtacGTGAGTGTGTGCGCGGCGTGTGCGGTGTGTGTGCCGCAGCCACTCCACACCCCGATCCGTAGTATTTTGCTGTATCCAGGTTGCGCCCGGGAGCGCGGCACCGCCCGCTTTGCGCCGGGCCCAGCGTTCCTCTTACCCTATGCGCTGCGCACTCCAGCCGGCCGCACCCTCCTCACCTGGGCAAGGACCTGGGCGCCACGGCCCGGAGCCGACTCGGCTTCACTcacccctcccctctctcccccGCTCTCCGCagagaatgtgatggacatcggtCTGACCAACGAGAAGCCCAACCCGGAACTCTCTTACTCGGGCTCCTTCCAGCCAGCCCCCGGCAACAAGACCGTGACCTACTTGGGAAAGTTCGCTTTCGACTCCCCTTCCAATTGGTGCCAGGACAACATTATTAGCCTCATGAGTGCCGGCATCTTGGGGGTGCCCCCGGCCTCAGGGGCGCTCAGCACGCAGACATCCACCGCCAGCATGGTGCAGCCGCCGCAGGGAGACGTGGAGGCCATGTATCCGGCGTTACCCCCTTATTCCAACTGCGGAGATCTCTACTCGGAGCCCGTATCTTTCCACGATCCCCAGGGCAACCCCGGGCTCGCCTATTCCCCCCAGGATTACCAATCGACCAAGCCAGCCTTGGACAGCAATCTCTTCCCCATGATTCCTGACTACAACCTGTACCACCACCCCAACGACATGGGCTCCATTCCGGAGCACAAGCCCTTCCAGGGCATGGACCCCATCCGGGTCAATCCGCCCCCTATCACCCCTCTGGAGACCATCAAGGCGTTCAAAGACAAGCAGATCCACCCGAGCTTCGGTAGCCTGCCCCAGCCGCCTCTCACGCTCAAGCCCATCCGGCCCCGCAAGTATCCCAACCGGCCTAGCAAGACCCCGCTCCATGAGCGGCCCCATGCGTGCCCGGCGGAGGGCTGCGACCGCCGCTTCAGCCGCTCGGACGAGCTGACCCGGCATCTGCGTATCCACACGGGCCACAAGCCCTTCCAGTGCCGGATCTGCATGCGGAGCTTCAGCCGAAGCGACCACCTCACCACTCATATCCGCACGCATACGGGCGAGAAGCCCTTTGCCTGCGAGTTCTGCGGGCGCAAGTTTGCGCGCAGCGACGAGCGCAAGCGCCACGCCAAGATCCACCTCAAGCAAAAGGAGAAGAAGGCGGAGAAGGGGGGTGCGCCCTCCGCGTCCTCGGCGCCCACCGTGTCTCTGGCCCCCGTGGTCACCACCTGCGCCTGAGGCTCGGGCCCCCAGatcccctcttttcccctccagtGCCTCCCGGCTGCTCGCCTGAAGGCAGCGGGAAAGCCAGCCACGGAGGCTCAAGGGCAGCGCCCTGGCCTCTCCATGGACGTGCGGCCCTTTGCACCCCTTCGATGCCCCCCATTCCCATCCTTTCACACCGGCCAGCGGTCGAGGGCCAGGCTGGAGGCGCCTTCCCCTCGCTGTCCCCCACTTAGCCAAGGCGTGGGGGCGGAAAGGTGGCGTCTAGCCCGCTTTGTTCAGTTGGGATCGCCTTGATCCAGGGGCCGCTGGGCCGCGCCAAGGACCTGCGGGGGACTGAAGGCGGGGCCCACCCAACCCTCGCCCTACCCAAGCACCTCACTGATTCCCCCCGTGTGTCTCTTCCCCCTCGAAGACCCAAGAGGGGGAGGGGGTATGGAGCGCACCAAAGCGCAGAGCTTGCTGCCCGCCGCACGCACGCGCGCCTGCGTGCGGGGATGCGCGCGAGTGTGTGCGTgctcgcgtgtgtgtgtgtgtgtgtgtgtgtgtgtgtgtgtgcgcgcgcgcgcgcgtgtgtgagAGACTCTTGAGCTGAACTGGGCTGTGTCTACCCCCAAACTCTTCCCCACATCGGGTCCCCAAAGCCGCTCGGGGATATCCCAGGCTAGGGGCCTGcacgtggctggaggagatggtctTCCATCTGCTCCGAAATAATGTTTCTTACAGAAATGCCTCGGATGCCGCCGCCGCGGTGCTGCTGCAGCCGCTTAGGGTTTGGCCCCTCAGAACCCCCCCTTTTCCGAGCGCTTCCTTCTTAGGCCTCAGGGCAGTTTGATCTGCGGGGAGAAAGAGCAGCCATCACTGAGCctgccttttaaaaaatgttttctcagCCCCCCCTTTCCAAAATCTATGTTCCTGAGTTTGCCCTCtgccctctccctcttcttttccccTCTCCTTGACTTCTTCCCCATGTCTCTCAAAACCTTTTATCAGAAAGGCAGGCCTCAACCAGCCACCCAACTTTGTTTTTTCACTCACATACCTATTTCTTCTTCCCACCATTCATGAGAAAGCTGgccatgttttttgttgttgtttgcttctgTCATCACCAACACAACAGATAGaatttaaatatatgtgtatggtgtgtgcatgtatgtgtatgtatatgtatgtgcacatgcatatatatacacacacacacacacacacacacacacatacatacaatatGTATTCCTAGCAAAATCAAATCTCTAAGGTACTTGGTTATCCGGCGCAGTGCACTGGAATAAAGAGAACTAGTAGGCATATACAGCtttaaatgatttattttttatgaaaatattaaatgatgaAATTATATCTACATGTTTGTATGTATGcgtggatatatatatacacatatacatacatatatgtgtgtatattatacatacacatatcTCTGTCCAAATTTTCCTCTAAGTTACATGACATTAATCCATGTTGATGAATCAGGCACATCTTTTCCATTCCCCAGTCTCACCTTCTCCCTGCCCTACCTCACCTCTTCTCAGGCGCCCCCTCTTCCCCAGCTGTTCTGCCCAGCCCTTCCTCACACAGGGTGGCCCTTTTGAAGTGGAGAAGTAGGGAAGGGTGCTCTCTGACACAGCTCCCAGCAGTCTTGACTGAATGTACTGTTCCCTATTAGCGTTATTTCTCCTGTGGCCAGTAAGCTGCCcagagagaaggaacaaaggtctGGAGTTTACAGAATGTCTGTTTTTAAAGTCACTTTATGCgtttcccactttttttttttttttttttataaaaaagcaCCGGTTTTGGTGGTGGATAATAATACTAAGAGGACTCTAGTGAAAGGGGAGAAAAACTCAAAGAATAGGGGGATTGTGAATTTCCAGGTACTTGGGCTTTTTGtagaaggagagagaggaagatgAAGTTTGCCAGGAGGGCCCATATTTTTTCAGCTGAAGGGTAAAATCTTTCTTTGCAGAGACAGTATTTTGCTGAATACTTTTTATAATGTgatgattattaaaaaaaaatttggtcacTTCAAAGCTGGAAGGAGGAATCAGATATCCTTTAATATTTTTTCCTTGCTCCTCCTGGGATATGCATGTTACTGCATGATTACTCTGAGTTTTCCTTTGTTTTAATAAAACTGTTCTCAGACATTTAAGCTAAACTAAGAGAAAAATAACTTTGTTGCCAAAAGGTTGTGCTATCCAGATTTTTTTATATGTCTGCATGTTTTAAAACCAACAAAAGAAAATGCACTCTAACTTATGTGAactgagagaaaaaaatcaggtTTTAAACAGGAAAACCTATGGGGAATGATATTTTTTGAAAGACTTTTGTACAAAGTTGAGTACTTAGAAAAAGACAAACCAGATGTAATATATTTTGTGGATGTTTTTATTTCTTGGATTTATAGTACCTTATactaaggttaaaaaaaatgcttGATATTGTGAAAAGGTGAGATTCTTCACCAACATTTCATTTGCTCCTTTGTCACATTGTTATGCCAATATAATATAGTTAATGAAAACAGCATTTTTAAAAACCGAAATATTGAAATGGTGTAATGTTGTACCATTTGCACTGTGAGCAAATGCCAATACAGTAAATATATTGTGTTTGCTGACAATCAGCCGGCCTTTAAATctccttattttatttcttgttttcatAGCATAAAGTTTTGGTTTGGCCtgttttttgtcttgttttgtttttggctgGTGGTTTGTTTGATAGGTTGCTATGCCTCATTTTGCTGTTCTTGTTCTAAAAACTCTGGAAATATGGAACCTGGTGTTACTGGAAGTGGGTCAGAATTTTGTGTGGGTTCCAGAGTTTCAAATCCATTTTTGAGTGCCAACTGTGGTTCTAGGAGAATAGGATCCTACTTCACCTTTCTGGGAGTCTGAAACTATCACAGATTAAATGAACAGGTTGGATAAATTCATGGGAGTCAAGACTGGTGACTGAAATCTTCTAGAACCTTCCTTCTGGTTTCCAATGAGTAAATCTCCTACTTTGTGAAGTATTTCTCTAATGATCTTAAGGAATTCCCAAACAGGAGGTCTCTCTGAAGGGCCTCTTTTGCTTAagcttttgaagcctgaaaaacagAAACTTGACAGGGATTCTTCAGGGTTGGCAAGATAACTGAAAAGACTGGCAACTCTTTTGTGGTCAGATAATGGGGGGAAAATCAGATTTTAAAGTTCTACAACTTTAATCCCACTTGGACAGAATTCCTCTAGGCCTCACTTGTCAACAGCTGGGAAAGGTAACCAAGGTGGTCCTGATTCAAAAATAGCTCCTATGATTTTTCAGGGAAGGAAGGACATCTGGGATTTGGAAAACATGCAGGGAAAGTTTGTGTAGCATCAAACCATCACATCTTATGATTTCTATCTCCCATGAAAACAGTGATTCCCTCACCCCGCCAGCTATCTTTCCAGAACATTCCTCATCCTTAACCAGGTTTGCCAGCCAGCCTAGAGCTTTCTCCATTGCTTTTGAGGAAATATGTGCATTTCACTTATTGTGTCTGTATCTCCACCCTCTCCTCTCACCATACTCCCTGTAGTCTTAAAAATCCTTTATCCCTGAAAGGTTGGTTCTAGAGCAGTCTTTGGAcaactcattctctctctctctccttttccttctgtGTACATTATAGAAAATTCACCTGGTCTTCTCTGCTGTGCCTTTTGCATGTGATCTGCCTTCACCAAAGTTTCCGGCTTTGTAAATGACAATGCGCTGTGTAAATGTAGCACCAGATTGTGAGAGGAGTCAGCATGTCTGTCCCTGAGGTCAAAGTCACAGAAATATGTCCCTGCTCAGAAAGTGCTCTTGACACCCCAATGCAGACCCATCACAGAAATATGGAGGACATTTCTGATTGGCTATAGTTACCAAAAAGTTGAGGCCAGAGCtgggtggaggaggtgggctGCGGCCTTAGAAAAGAATGTTTTTGACATGAGAGATGAATAAAGAGAATGCAGTATGGAATTTTAAATTCTCACACCCACACAATTCTAGGTCACTGGTTGCCATATTGGATTCCTTTCTCTCACCTCAAGAAACTCAGAATTCCAAACTGCAGCTTTATAGACAGAGTTCCTTCTTAAAGGAAATCCAAGATAGCTGAGAAGTCCTAATGATTGCGCTTGTAGTCCATCTTTTCACTAAACTAGATGTTTCCTTCCAGATTTCTATAGTTTTCAGGTGAATATTATCAGAGGTGAAGATATTATCACTGGGTGTCTTCATAGTTAGCATCCTGCCCCACCTGCACCTTCTCCAATCAAACCAGGCCTTCAGAGTTACACTTTCGTCAACAGTGTACAACACCGCATGATTAATAAACTCACTTCCCATTGGTGGATATTACTCAGCCCAACCTGGTTCAACCACTGGGTTACTTGGCAATATGGCAGTCCGCCTGGCTGGCACCAGCCCTGTGTGGTGTAATCACTGATTCACACTTTGTAGATAGATAAGGCTGCCTCTGATAGCATCACACCGGCTACCCAACCTGCCTGGGTTTTGCAAATATGGGGAGAGGAGACTCAACCCTGAAACTTAAGGATGAAGCAGAGAATTGGTGCAGGAAATGCCTGGATGGGAAGGAATTCCATGAGAAGGAATTGATGGCGACTTTGCAGAAAATAAGCCTGGAGCAAAATCATTAAAGTGTGGGAGAATTAGAGGCATAGCTCCTTCCAAGCACCCTCTAAGGTGTTTGAGAGTGAATAAAAGGACACCACAggcgtgcacacacatgcaccatCTTAAAAGTGGCAATCTGAAAGTGATGGCTTTTTGCGAGGTTGTACTTGGTGAACCAGAGTTTGGTATAAATGAGATACTTTTGAGAATGTAAAGTAAGGAGTAGCATATGTTTTTATATGGTGGTAAtggaggttgtgtgtgtgtgtgtgtgtgtgtgtgtgtgtgtaatatatagaAAGGAATAGCAAGGTGGATTTTGGTAAACAAAGGCCATAGCTTGTGGCCAGTTGTTACTGTTCCCTGCATTTGCTGGTCCAGGATTTGTTTGCCATATATGAGGAGGTTGTGAGCTTCCTCATCCTGGCCCTGATGGGCTTCCCTTGTGTTACAAGCTTGAGGAAAGAAGGGGGCCGGTATGTGTCCCAAAGCTAGAAATTATACTGGCATGATCTTAGTGACTAGTGGGACTTTCTAAAAGGTACTGTGGGGTTTTAACAATAAGTCATAATCCTAAATCTATCTCAAAGCAGTCTGTTCAGAAAACCCAGTCTTTGAAAATAGGAAAGAGATCTTCATAGAAAGGGGAAAGATCTGAGTGAATCTTGAAGACCTTTGGCCAGACACCAGATTAGTCCCTGGGACAGCTCTGAGGACACTCGGTCCTAACCAAAGATCATCCACAGAGGCCAAGAGGACATCATATCCCAGTGGCTTCTCCTAGACACCTAGTTCTTGAAGTTGACCATTCCTTTTGCTTAAAGGTCTCCATCAACCCCATCTCCATTGTTTTCAAGATCGGTCACTTTCACAGCCCTCTGTAAGGATAGGAGTGAGGCTTTCCCTAGTTTGCAATCAAGTCTCTGAGGTGTCCACAAAGCTACTAACAAGAATGACAACTAGAAAGTTCTAAGTGCTAGTCTGGGTGGGAGTCAGACCACTTGATGTTTGCCTAGCTTGCTTCCTGGCCTTGCCTTTGGAGAGGTCCCCAGGACATTGTCTCAGGGTCAGAACAGGTGGCTTTCAGGGTTTGTTGAGATCCTGCTCTGGTTCCAAGTTCTCTAGATTAAAAAAAAGTCCCTTTCTCTGGACCTCAGGCCTCTCTTGCGACTCTTGCAGTCTTCTCCTTCATCCCTTTCCTGGGGCCTCTGGGACACCACCATTCTCTCATCTTCCTGTTGCCCCAGTAGTGttccctgagccctgctcctcTCTCATGAAGCATGATCACTAGTCCTTCAGGCTTGCTTCCCCTCTAGGACTGCCCAGGGTCAACAGCCATCTGGGCCTTGGGTCTTTCTTTGTGGTCTCATTACCTACCCAGAAACAGACTGTTCAGCTACATATTTGAGGTCCCTTTGGTCACACACTGAGCTCCTGGGATAGTTCCTGGCATGCCTGACCTCTCAACTCCTTGAAGGAAGAGATGTCTGCTACTTCTAAGGCTAGGGCTGCCCCAAGCCCTCTTCAGGGAATATTACCCTTGTCCGTGAGCCTGTATTCTTTGGAATGTCTCACCCCAGGGGGTGGCCACCCACCAGCCCAGAATCCATCAGTGCCCTGAGAGAGGTTAGTGACCAAAACAGAAC includes:
- the Egr3 gene encoding early growth response protein 3 isoform X2, whose protein sequence is MEPCAAWSPRGGRENVMDIGLTNEKPNPELSYSGSFQPAPGNKTVTYLGKFAFDSPSNWCQDNIISLMSAGILGVPPASGALSTQTSTASMVQPPQGDVEAMYPALPPYSNCGDLYSEPVSFHDPQGNPGLAYSPQDYQSTKPALDSNLFPMIPDYNLYHHPNDMGSIPEHKPFQGMDPIRVNPPPITPLETIKAFKDKQIHPSFGSLPQPPLTLKPIRPRKYPNRPSKTPLHERPHACPAEGCDRRFSRSDELTRHLRIHTGHKPFQCRICMRSFSRSDHLTTHIRTHTGEKPFACEFCGRKFARSDERKRHAKIHLKQKEKKAEKGGAPSASSAPTVSLAPVVTTCA
- the Egr3 gene encoding early growth response protein 3 isoform X1, whose protein sequence is MTGKLAEKLPVTMSSLLNQLPDNLYPEEIPSALNLFSGSSDSVAHYNQMATENVMDIGLTNEKPNPELSYSGSFQPAPGNKTVTYLGKFAFDSPSNWCQDNIISLMSAGILGVPPASGALSTQTSTASMVQPPQGDVEAMYPALPPYSNCGDLYSEPVSFHDPQGNPGLAYSPQDYQSTKPALDSNLFPMIPDYNLYHHPNDMGSIPEHKPFQGMDPIRVNPPPITPLETIKAFKDKQIHPSFGSLPQPPLTLKPIRPRKYPNRPSKTPLHERPHACPAEGCDRRFSRSDELTRHLRIHTGHKPFQCRICMRSFSRSDHLTTHIRTHTGEKPFACEFCGRKFARSDERKRHAKIHLKQKEKKAEKGGAPSASSAPTVSLAPVVTTCA